A genomic window from Maylandia zebra isolate NMK-2024a linkage group LG20, Mzebra_GT3a, whole genome shotgun sequence includes:
- the larp4aa gene encoding la ribonucleoprotein 4Aa isoform X3 gives MPVAPSETVTSNPHWSPSDLNEGYSEPPSAGCKQYTVGFPALDNSSSTATAEIAVNGMDPPELGFSPAESTTGTSVDSKTEEQPISSENLRESLKKELEYYFSRENLSKDLYLMSQMDSDQFVPIWTIASMESIKVLTTDMDLILDVLRSSPMVQVDEKGEKVRPNHKRCIIILREVPETTPVEEVESLFKNDNCPKVISVEFAHNNNWYITFQSDTDAQQAYKYLREEVKTFQGKPIMARIKAINTFFAKNGYRSMDSSLYAQQSQSQSQYSSPLYMQHVYPQQQYPLYGIVPPTWTPSPTPYFETPLAPFPNSSFVNGFGSAGHYKTSSSSLNISRPFNRSRVPLYSRKNVINAFRNHVKPQVRPNDVTSASVTPVPLESLTGLRSPQPPAPNATAAVSTTNTVQTTTDLTMAFSHLPPSSSLDASDDSGVAGRGRRTTYRGTRRRREEERIARPVPLTEVKVSPPKFDLAATNFPPLPGCVVSTQGEPVLENRMSDVVRGLYRDKAEQANKEATASPGSGQVTEEAVAVISPAPAAAKSATQPLGPSASGTVRQEKRVERVEPTTQKPTPRTPVKTPGNPASTQPVPSSRPQTSAASTPATPSTAAPATAALPTPAQEPRKLSYAEVCQRPPKDPPPASPAPATPATSSTASGQPLRELRVNKAEEPGSSSSPGDKHERSHDREGGWECKESRPPRERDSQGYHRSNGPRGTGGLKFRDHRRPPPPRRSSPQGGYRHTGKEQNIPPVSPK, from the exons ATGCCCGTGGCCCCCAGCGAGACCGTTACCAGCAACCCTCATTGGTCTCCCTCGGATCTCAATGAGG GTTATTCTGAGCCTCCGTCTGCTGGGTGCAAGCAGTATACCGTGGGATTCCCGGCCCTGGATAACAGCAGCTCCACAGCAACAGCTGAGATAGCAGTAAATGGAATGGACCCTCCAGAGTTGGGCTTTTCCCCCGCTGAGTCTACAACAGGGACCTCAG TGGATTCAAAAACGGAAGAACAGCCAATCTCTTCTGAGAATTTGCGAGAGTCTCTGAAGAAAGAACTGGAGTATTATTTCTCCAG AGAGAACCTCTCAAAGGATTTGTACCTGATGTCCCAGATGGACAGCGATCAGTTTGTCCCTATTTGGACTATTGCCAGTATGGAGAGCATTAAAGTCCTCACTACAGACATGGACCTCATTCTGGATGTGTTGAGAT CCTCTCCTATGGTACAAGTGGATGAGAAAGGGGAGAAAGTGCGTCCTAATCACAAGCGGTGCATTATCATTTTGAGAGAAGTTCCCGAAACCACACCTgttgag GAAGTGGAGTCATTGTTCAAAAATGACAACTGTCCAAAGGTTATAAGTGTCGAGTTTGCACACAACAACAACTGGTACATCACATTCCAATCGGACACAGATGCTCAACAG GCGTACAAGTACTTGAGAGAAGAAGTAAAAACATTTCAGGGAAAACCCATTATG GCCAGAATAAAGGCCATCAACACATTTTTTGCAAAGAACGGCTACCGTAGCATGGACAGCAGCCTGTACGCTCAGCAGTCCCAGAGCCAGTCCCAGTACAGCTCTCCGCTCTACATGCAGCACGTCTACCCCCAGCAGCAGTACCCCCTCTACGGCATCGTACCTCCCACCTGGACACCTTCGCCCACACCGTACTTTGAAACGCCTCTG GCTCCGTTTCCCAACAGTAGCTTTGTGAATGGATTTGGCTCCGCTGGACACTACAAGACCAGCTCCAGTTCTCTTAATATCTCTCGCCCATTCAACAGAAGCCG TGTACCCCTCTATTCAAGAAAGAATGTAATAAATGCCTTCAG AAACCACGTGAAGCCCCAGGTGAGGCCAAACGACGTGACCTCAGCATCCGTAACACCGGTCCCACTGGAAAGCCTGACCGGACTGCGAAGCCCGCAGCCTCCTGCTCCCAACGCTACTGCCGCCGTCTCCACTACTAACACAGTCCAGACAACCACTGACTTGACCATGGCATTCTCGCATCTACCCCCCTCTTCCTCATTGGACGCCAGCGATGACAGTGGGGTAGCTGGACGTGGAAG aCGTACGACCTACAGAGGAACACGGAGGAGGCGAGAAGAAGAAAGGATTGCG AGGCCTGTACCCTTAACAGAGGTCAAGGTTTCACCACCCAAGTTTGACCTGGCTGCTACCAACTTCCCTCCTCTTCCGGGCTGTGTGGTCAGCACACAGGGGGAGCCAGTGTTAGAAAACCGGATGTCGGATGTAGTACGTGGTTTGTACAGGGACAAG GCAGAACAAGCCAATAAAGAAGCCACTGCGAGTCCAGGTTCAGGTCAAGTCACAGAGGAAGCTGTGGCTGTCATAAGTCCTGCCCCGGCAGCAGCAAAATCTGCTACTCAACCACTTGGACCTTCAGCCTCTGG TACTGTTCGTCAGGAGAAGAGAGTCGAACGGGTGGAACCTACGACTCAAAAACCAACTCCACGCACACCTGTCAAAACTCCCGGCAACCCCGCCTCCACACAGCCTGTGCCTAGCTCCAGGCCTCAGACCTCTGCTGCTTCCACACCAGCCACACCCAGCACAGCTGCCCCTGCGACAGCCGCTCTTCCCACCCCTGCACAG gAGCCCCGTAAACTCAGCTACGCCGAAGTGTGTCAAAGGCCACCCAAGGACCCTCCCCCTGCATCCCCTGCCCCGGCCACCCCGGCCACCTCTAGCACTGCGTCGGGCCAGCCACTACGTGAATTGCGCGTGAACAAGGCCGAGGAGCCGGGCTCCAGCAGCAGTCCTGGAGACAAGCACGAGAGAAGCCACGACAGGGAGGGGGGATGGGAATGCAAGGAGAGCCGGCCACCGCGTGAACGTGACTCTCAAGGCTACCACCGCAGCAATGGTCCCAGGGGCACCGGGGGCCTCAAGTTCCGGGACCATAGGCGTCCTCCACCACCCCGACGCAGCTCCCCGCAGGGAGGATACAGGCACACTGGAAAAGAGCAGAACATCCCACCAGTATCGCCAAAATAA
- the larp4aa gene encoding la ribonucleoprotein 4Aa isoform X2 — protein sequence MSSDQSGEPPLLQEEADPGPKTGGKDEAPLGSEGGSGGMVTFKGAGLNPNAKVWQEMPVAPSETVTSNPHWSPSDLNEGYSEPPSAGCKQYTVGFPALDNSSSTATAEIAVNGMDPPELGFSPAESTTGTSVDSKTEEQPISSENLRESLKKELEYYFSRENLSKDLYLMSQMDSDQFVPIWTIASMESIKVLTTDMDLILDVLRSSPMVQVDEKGEKVRPNHKRCIIILREVPETTPVEEVESLFKNDNCPKVISVEFAHNNNWYITFQSDTDAQQAYKYLREEVKTFQGKPIMARIKAINTFFAKNGYRSMDSSLYAQQSQSQSQYSSPLYMQHVYPQQQYPLYGIVPPTWTPSPTPYFETPLAPFPNSSFVNGFGSAGHYKTSSSSLNISRPFNRSRNHVKPQVRPNDVTSASVTPVPLESLTGLRSPQPPAPNATAAVSTTNTVQTTTDLTMAFSHLPPSSSLDASDDSGVAGRGRRTTYRGTRRRREEERIARPVPLTEVKVSPPKFDLAATNFPPLPGCVVSTQGEPVLENRMSDVVRGLYRDKAEQANKEATASPGSGQVTEEAVAVISPAPAAAKSATQPLGPSASGTVRQEKRVERVEPTTQKPTPRTPVKTPGNPASTQPVPSSRPQTSAASTPATPSTAAPATAALPTPAQEPRKLSYAEVCQRPPKDPPPASPAPATPATSSTASGQPLRELRVNKAEEPGSSSSPGDKHERSHDREGGWECKESRPPRERDSQGYHRSNGPRGTGGLKFRDHRRPPPPRRSSPQGGYRHTGKEQNIPPVSPK from the exons ATGAGTTCAGACCAGAGCGGAGAGCCGCCGCTGCTGCAGGAGGAGGCTGATCCCGGACCGAAGACCGGTGGGAAGGACGAGGCTCCGCTGGGGAGCGAGGGAGGGTCAGGCGGCATG GTCACCTTCAAGGGTGCTGGTTTGAATCCTAATGCCAAGGTGTGGCAGGAGATGCCCGTGGCCCCCAGCGAGACCGTTACCAGCAACCCTCATTGGTCTCCCTCGGATCTCAATGAGG GTTATTCTGAGCCTCCGTCTGCTGGGTGCAAGCAGTATACCGTGGGATTCCCGGCCCTGGATAACAGCAGCTCCACAGCAACAGCTGAGATAGCAGTAAATGGAATGGACCCTCCAGAGTTGGGCTTTTCCCCCGCTGAGTCTACAACAGGGACCTCAG TGGATTCAAAAACGGAAGAACAGCCAATCTCTTCTGAGAATTTGCGAGAGTCTCTGAAGAAAGAACTGGAGTATTATTTCTCCAG AGAGAACCTCTCAAAGGATTTGTACCTGATGTCCCAGATGGACAGCGATCAGTTTGTCCCTATTTGGACTATTGCCAGTATGGAGAGCATTAAAGTCCTCACTACAGACATGGACCTCATTCTGGATGTGTTGAGAT CCTCTCCTATGGTACAAGTGGATGAGAAAGGGGAGAAAGTGCGTCCTAATCACAAGCGGTGCATTATCATTTTGAGAGAAGTTCCCGAAACCACACCTgttgag GAAGTGGAGTCATTGTTCAAAAATGACAACTGTCCAAAGGTTATAAGTGTCGAGTTTGCACACAACAACAACTGGTACATCACATTCCAATCGGACACAGATGCTCAACAG GCGTACAAGTACTTGAGAGAAGAAGTAAAAACATTTCAGGGAAAACCCATTATG GCCAGAATAAAGGCCATCAACACATTTTTTGCAAAGAACGGCTACCGTAGCATGGACAGCAGCCTGTACGCTCAGCAGTCCCAGAGCCAGTCCCAGTACAGCTCTCCGCTCTACATGCAGCACGTCTACCCCCAGCAGCAGTACCCCCTCTACGGCATCGTACCTCCCACCTGGACACCTTCGCCCACACCGTACTTTGAAACGCCTCTG GCTCCGTTTCCCAACAGTAGCTTTGTGAATGGATTTGGCTCCGCTGGACACTACAAGACCAGCTCCAGTTCTCTTAATATCTCTCGCCCATTCAACAGAAGCCG AAACCACGTGAAGCCCCAGGTGAGGCCAAACGACGTGACCTCAGCATCCGTAACACCGGTCCCACTGGAAAGCCTGACCGGACTGCGAAGCCCGCAGCCTCCTGCTCCCAACGCTACTGCCGCCGTCTCCACTACTAACACAGTCCAGACAACCACTGACTTGACCATGGCATTCTCGCATCTACCCCCCTCTTCCTCATTGGACGCCAGCGATGACAGTGGGGTAGCTGGACGTGGAAG aCGTACGACCTACAGAGGAACACGGAGGAGGCGAGAAGAAGAAAGGATTGCG AGGCCTGTACCCTTAACAGAGGTCAAGGTTTCACCACCCAAGTTTGACCTGGCTGCTACCAACTTCCCTCCTCTTCCGGGCTGTGTGGTCAGCACACAGGGGGAGCCAGTGTTAGAAAACCGGATGTCGGATGTAGTACGTGGTTTGTACAGGGACAAG GCAGAACAAGCCAATAAAGAAGCCACTGCGAGTCCAGGTTCAGGTCAAGTCACAGAGGAAGCTGTGGCTGTCATAAGTCCTGCCCCGGCAGCAGCAAAATCTGCTACTCAACCACTTGGACCTTCAGCCTCTGG TACTGTTCGTCAGGAGAAGAGAGTCGAACGGGTGGAACCTACGACTCAAAAACCAACTCCACGCACACCTGTCAAAACTCCCGGCAACCCCGCCTCCACACAGCCTGTGCCTAGCTCCAGGCCTCAGACCTCTGCTGCTTCCACACCAGCCACACCCAGCACAGCTGCCCCTGCGACAGCCGCTCTTCCCACCCCTGCACAG gAGCCCCGTAAACTCAGCTACGCCGAAGTGTGTCAAAGGCCACCCAAGGACCCTCCCCCTGCATCCCCTGCCCCGGCCACCCCGGCCACCTCTAGCACTGCGTCGGGCCAGCCACTACGTGAATTGCGCGTGAACAAGGCCGAGGAGCCGGGCTCCAGCAGCAGTCCTGGAGACAAGCACGAGAGAAGCCACGACAGGGAGGGGGGATGGGAATGCAAGGAGAGCCGGCCACCGCGTGAACGTGACTCTCAAGGCTACCACCGCAGCAATGGTCCCAGGGGCACCGGGGGCCTCAAGTTCCGGGACCATAGGCGTCCTCCACCACCCCGACGCAGCTCCCCGCAGGGAGGATACAGGCACACTGGAAAAGAGCAGAACATCCCACCAGTATCGCCAAAATAA
- the larp4aa gene encoding la ribonucleoprotein 4Aa isoform X1 — protein sequence MSSDQSGEPPLLQEEADPGPKTGGKDEAPLGSEGGSGGMVTFKGAGLNPNAKVWQEMPVAPSETVTSNPHWSPSDLNEGYSEPPSAGCKQYTVGFPALDNSSSTATAEIAVNGMDPPELGFSPAESTTGTSVDSKTEEQPISSENLRESLKKELEYYFSRENLSKDLYLMSQMDSDQFVPIWTIASMESIKVLTTDMDLILDVLRSSPMVQVDEKGEKVRPNHKRCIIILREVPETTPVEEVESLFKNDNCPKVISVEFAHNNNWYITFQSDTDAQQAYKYLREEVKTFQGKPIMARIKAINTFFAKNGYRSMDSSLYAQQSQSQSQYSSPLYMQHVYPQQQYPLYGIVPPTWTPSPTPYFETPLAPFPNSSFVNGFGSAGHYKTSSSSLNISRPFNRSRVPLYSRKNVINAFRNHVKPQVRPNDVTSASVTPVPLESLTGLRSPQPPAPNATAAVSTTNTVQTTTDLTMAFSHLPPSSSLDASDDSGVAGRGRRTTYRGTRRRREEERIARPVPLTEVKVSPPKFDLAATNFPPLPGCVVSTQGEPVLENRMSDVVRGLYRDKAEQANKEATASPGSGQVTEEAVAVISPAPAAAKSATQPLGPSASGTVRQEKRVERVEPTTQKPTPRTPVKTPGNPASTQPVPSSRPQTSAASTPATPSTAAPATAALPTPAQEPRKLSYAEVCQRPPKDPPPASPAPATPATSSTASGQPLRELRVNKAEEPGSSSSPGDKHERSHDREGGWECKESRPPRERDSQGYHRSNGPRGTGGLKFRDHRRPPPPRRSSPQGGYRHTGKEQNIPPVSPK from the exons ATGAGTTCAGACCAGAGCGGAGAGCCGCCGCTGCTGCAGGAGGAGGCTGATCCCGGACCGAAGACCGGTGGGAAGGACGAGGCTCCGCTGGGGAGCGAGGGAGGGTCAGGCGGCATG GTCACCTTCAAGGGTGCTGGTTTGAATCCTAATGCCAAGGTGTGGCAGGAGATGCCCGTGGCCCCCAGCGAGACCGTTACCAGCAACCCTCATTGGTCTCCCTCGGATCTCAATGAGG GTTATTCTGAGCCTCCGTCTGCTGGGTGCAAGCAGTATACCGTGGGATTCCCGGCCCTGGATAACAGCAGCTCCACAGCAACAGCTGAGATAGCAGTAAATGGAATGGACCCTCCAGAGTTGGGCTTTTCCCCCGCTGAGTCTACAACAGGGACCTCAG TGGATTCAAAAACGGAAGAACAGCCAATCTCTTCTGAGAATTTGCGAGAGTCTCTGAAGAAAGAACTGGAGTATTATTTCTCCAG AGAGAACCTCTCAAAGGATTTGTACCTGATGTCCCAGATGGACAGCGATCAGTTTGTCCCTATTTGGACTATTGCCAGTATGGAGAGCATTAAAGTCCTCACTACAGACATGGACCTCATTCTGGATGTGTTGAGAT CCTCTCCTATGGTACAAGTGGATGAGAAAGGGGAGAAAGTGCGTCCTAATCACAAGCGGTGCATTATCATTTTGAGAGAAGTTCCCGAAACCACACCTgttgag GAAGTGGAGTCATTGTTCAAAAATGACAACTGTCCAAAGGTTATAAGTGTCGAGTTTGCACACAACAACAACTGGTACATCACATTCCAATCGGACACAGATGCTCAACAG GCGTACAAGTACTTGAGAGAAGAAGTAAAAACATTTCAGGGAAAACCCATTATG GCCAGAATAAAGGCCATCAACACATTTTTTGCAAAGAACGGCTACCGTAGCATGGACAGCAGCCTGTACGCTCAGCAGTCCCAGAGCCAGTCCCAGTACAGCTCTCCGCTCTACATGCAGCACGTCTACCCCCAGCAGCAGTACCCCCTCTACGGCATCGTACCTCCCACCTGGACACCTTCGCCCACACCGTACTTTGAAACGCCTCTG GCTCCGTTTCCCAACAGTAGCTTTGTGAATGGATTTGGCTCCGCTGGACACTACAAGACCAGCTCCAGTTCTCTTAATATCTCTCGCCCATTCAACAGAAGCCG TGTACCCCTCTATTCAAGAAAGAATGTAATAAATGCCTTCAG AAACCACGTGAAGCCCCAGGTGAGGCCAAACGACGTGACCTCAGCATCCGTAACACCGGTCCCACTGGAAAGCCTGACCGGACTGCGAAGCCCGCAGCCTCCTGCTCCCAACGCTACTGCCGCCGTCTCCACTACTAACACAGTCCAGACAACCACTGACTTGACCATGGCATTCTCGCATCTACCCCCCTCTTCCTCATTGGACGCCAGCGATGACAGTGGGGTAGCTGGACGTGGAAG aCGTACGACCTACAGAGGAACACGGAGGAGGCGAGAAGAAGAAAGGATTGCG AGGCCTGTACCCTTAACAGAGGTCAAGGTTTCACCACCCAAGTTTGACCTGGCTGCTACCAACTTCCCTCCTCTTCCGGGCTGTGTGGTCAGCACACAGGGGGAGCCAGTGTTAGAAAACCGGATGTCGGATGTAGTACGTGGTTTGTACAGGGACAAG GCAGAACAAGCCAATAAAGAAGCCACTGCGAGTCCAGGTTCAGGTCAAGTCACAGAGGAAGCTGTGGCTGTCATAAGTCCTGCCCCGGCAGCAGCAAAATCTGCTACTCAACCACTTGGACCTTCAGCCTCTGG TACTGTTCGTCAGGAGAAGAGAGTCGAACGGGTGGAACCTACGACTCAAAAACCAACTCCACGCACACCTGTCAAAACTCCCGGCAACCCCGCCTCCACACAGCCTGTGCCTAGCTCCAGGCCTCAGACCTCTGCTGCTTCCACACCAGCCACACCCAGCACAGCTGCCCCTGCGACAGCCGCTCTTCCCACCCCTGCACAG gAGCCCCGTAAACTCAGCTACGCCGAAGTGTGTCAAAGGCCACCCAAGGACCCTCCCCCTGCATCCCCTGCCCCGGCCACCCCGGCCACCTCTAGCACTGCGTCGGGCCAGCCACTACGTGAATTGCGCGTGAACAAGGCCGAGGAGCCGGGCTCCAGCAGCAGTCCTGGAGACAAGCACGAGAGAAGCCACGACAGGGAGGGGGGATGGGAATGCAAGGAGAGCCGGCCACCGCGTGAACGTGACTCTCAAGGCTACCACCGCAGCAATGGTCCCAGGGGCACCGGGGGCCTCAAGTTCCGGGACCATAGGCGTCCTCCACCACCCCGACGCAGCTCCCCGCAGGGAGGATACAGGCACACTGGAAAAGAGCAGAACATCCCACCAGTATCGCCAAAATAA